Within uncultured Methanoregula sp., the genomic segment ATCGCAAACCCGCACGAGGCCACGTCATCGCCGCCAAAGAGGTGGGCGAGCCGGTAGGCTCCGCCACCCAGTATCTGGTTCTCTGCCCCGAGATTCTGGGCAAAGCCTTCGAAGACTATGCCGGTATAATAGTCGAGTCCGCGGGCAATGCCGAAGTTGAGGGAATACTTCACGCCCGCTGCATCGAGCGAGTCAACAGTCTGTTCGACGCGCTCCTTCTCCGGAATAGTGCCCGCGATCTCGAAGGCCTCGGCAAGCTCGCGGGTCTCCACGAGTGCCGTGAGGGATGCGGCGAGATCGGTCTTGTTCAGCGATTCGAGCGTTGCATTGAGCCCGTCGAAATCCTTCTTGTCCAGGTGTGCCCGCACCCTGCGCTGCATGGCCGGTTCGAGATCCTTTACCAGGTTCTTCATGAACGAGAGGTGGCCGACCTTGAGCTCGTACGTGACACCGGTCGCGTTGAGCATGTCGGACGCGAGCATGATCGTCTCTGCATCGGCAGCGGCTGTATCCGCGCCGATCAGCTCAACCCCGAACTGCCAGAACTGGCGGTACCGTCCCTTCTGCGGCCGCTCGTACCGGAAACAGTCGGCATAATAGCACCAGCGCAGGGGCTTGGGCGCCACTTTTGCCTCGTTGATGTACATCCGGATGACCGCGGCGGTGATCTCGGGCCGGAGGGCCAGCTTGCGGCCGCCCTTGTCTTCAAAAACGTACATCTCCTCGATGATCCCTTCTCCCGAGCGCATGGTGAAGAGTTCGAGATCCTCGAATTCCGGCGTGCAGACCTCACGGTAGCCCCACCGGCGCGCAACTTCCCTCAGGCGCCACTCAACTGCGCGGCGCGCTTCCATCTCGTCGGGTAAAAAATCCCGTGTTCCCCGTGGTTTCTGGAGCATGATGAAAAATCCCTGTCTTTTGTATTTGCCGTATCCCGTTATCTCTTATTCGACCTGCTGATGGGCACGCTGCCAAGGAACCGCTGGAGGGTTCCCTCGTTTCCCCAGACCTTCTCCTTCTTCCGGTTGACCAGCAGGTACATCCCTGCAAGGATCAGGCCAAGGCCGAGGATCTCGAAATCCGGCACGTTCCAGGCTATCTGGAGACCCAGGCCTGCCAGGGCCCCGTAGAGAAC encodes:
- the hisS gene encoding histidine--tRNA ligase; amino-acid sequence: MLQKPRGTRDFLPDEMEARRAVEWRLREVARRWGYREVCTPEFEDLELFTMRSGEGIIEEMYVFEDKGGRKLALRPEITAAVIRMYINEAKVAPKPLRWCYYADCFRYERPQKGRYRQFWQFGVELIGADTAAADAETIMLASDMLNATGVTYELKVGHLSFMKNLVKDLEPAMQRRVRAHLDKKDFDGLNATLESLNKTDLAASLTALVETRELAEAFEIAGTIPEKERVEQTVDSLDAAGVKYSLNFGIARGLDYYTGIVFEGFAQNLGAENQILGGGAYRLAHLFGGDDVASCGFAIGFDRVMVSLGETTAKKDTIVGLACTSEGRQRALAVSRAFRDAGIRTEMDLMERGLGAQLAHAAKSADFAVVIGKREAGTGEITLKNLHTGEQKTVRLEAAIAEVRAHGAR
- a CDS encoding ABC transporter permease, whose product is MTYLIYVAMFGAGATIFLWLRDARIFFRTGLPGYRQAAYWGVLYGALAGLGLQIAWNVPDFEILGLGLILAGMYLLVNRKKEKVWGNEGTLQRFLGSVPISRSNKR